From Chryseobacterium joostei, the proteins below share one genomic window:
- a CDS encoding histidine kinase, translating into MRFLKIFMLLSILIGANSCKKNEPKTKPETTLSKAFDRLKDKKLSAENADSLKTAWFSIYNNPELKKDTVLFADVNYNIARFYGMQNNDSAEVYVKRALEIIELTATNLDLKAHIYMGMGNVCNQKVLEHQANYYYNKAANIVLANDTINISPKAKTIMLLAAAQSNKSLYQLELAVKMNRAALALVNKLEPGDINRRRPLVQLAQIFLDYKMADSVQTYIQKIEQLDKDFPGAYDPDFLYETKASYYYLRPDYKNALKYHLLKKELDEEQYKNEGTNPVPVNNYYVTLVNIGVCYNLLNDNDNALAYLKNAEKVQSEHVDLISAENEILYYKTLSKIQKNTSRIGEALASMEKAFEVQNENSYNQNMQAVAEMGSLYQLQAKDNFIGKLNENIKINQLELKENRLWLIISALVVVLLLLLFALIYYRNKQQRDNQEREKITLQQQLLRTQMEPHFIFNTLSALQSSIRLDKKEEAINYLSRFSRLLRSSLELSREQTVPLGDEIEALENYLNLQQLRFENAFEYELNIPLEQDIEMLMLPPMLIQPFVENAIIHGIDLGNANAKITLNFELNNNLLTVQIADSGKKGNVSNAIPGTSLSGTITKERIRLLGKNASVEIHQNEKGGTTVVLNIPI; encoded by the coding sequence ATGAGATTTCTAAAAATATTTATGCTGTTGTCCATTTTAATTGGTGCCAATAGTTGTAAAAAGAATGAACCGAAAACCAAACCCGAAACAACACTTTCTAAAGCATTTGACCGCTTGAAAGATAAAAAATTATCTGCTGAAAATGCAGACAGTTTAAAGACAGCCTGGTTTTCGATTTACAATAATCCCGAGCTAAAGAAAGACACTGTTTTATTTGCAGATGTGAATTATAACATTGCCCGATTTTACGGAATGCAAAACAATGACAGTGCCGAGGTTTACGTGAAACGAGCACTGGAAATCATTGAACTTACTGCTACAAATTTGGATTTGAAAGCCCATATTTATATGGGAATGGGTAATGTTTGCAATCAGAAGGTATTAGAACATCAGGCCAATTATTATTATAACAAAGCCGCTAATATTGTTCTGGCAAACGATACCATCAACATTAGTCCTAAGGCAAAAACGATAATGCTTTTGGCAGCCGCTCAAAGTAACAAATCGCTCTATCAGTTAGAATTGGCTGTAAAAATGAACCGTGCTGCATTGGCATTGGTGAACAAACTTGAACCTGGGGATATCAATCGCAGGCGGCCATTAGTGCAACTTGCACAGATTTTTTTGGATTATAAAATGGCAGATAGTGTGCAGACGTATATTCAAAAAATAGAACAATTAGATAAGGATTTCCCCGGTGCTTATGACCCTGATTTTCTTTATGAAACCAAGGCCAGTTATTATTATTTAAGGCCAGATTACAAAAATGCTTTAAAATACCACTTACTGAAAAAAGAACTCGATGAAGAGCAGTACAAAAATGAAGGCACAAATCCGGTTCCTGTTAATAACTACTATGTTACATTAGTTAATATCGGTGTGTGTTACAACTTGCTGAATGACAATGACAATGCTTTGGCTTATCTAAAAAACGCAGAAAAAGTACAATCGGAACACGTAGATTTAATCTCTGCCGAAAATGAAATTCTTTATTACAAAACGCTTTCTAAAATTCAAAAAAACACCAGTAGAATAGGAGAAGCCCTTGCAAGTATGGAAAAAGCTTTTGAGGTACAAAATGAAAACAGCTACAACCAGAATATGCAGGCTGTTGCGGAAATGGGCAGTTTGTACCAATTGCAGGCAAAAGATAATTTTATTGGTAAGCTAAACGAAAACATAAAAATCAATCAGCTGGAACTAAAGGAAAACCGGCTCTGGCTCATTATTTCTGCACTTGTAGTAGTACTGTTACTGCTGTTATTCGCACTAATCTATTACAGAAACAAGCAACAGCGTGACAATCAGGAACGGGAGAAAATTACACTACAACAGCAATTACTAAGAACCCAGATGGAACCGCATTTTATCTTCAATACCTTATCGGCTTTGCAAAGTTCTATTCGGTTAGATAAAAAAGAAGAAGCTATAAATTACCTCAGTCGTTTCAGTAGGTTATTACGAAGTAGCTTAGAGCTAAGCCGAGAACAAACGGTGCCTTTGGGCGACGAAATTGAAGCCCTCGAGAATTATCTGAACCTGCAACAATTGAGATTTGAAAATGCGTTCGAATATGAGCTCAACATTCCATTAGAACAAGATATTGAAATGCTGATGTTGCCACCAATGCTCATACAACCTTTCGTAGAAAATGCCATTATCCACGGTATCGACTTGGGCAATGCCAATGCAAAAATTACTTTAAATTTTGAATTAAACAACAACTTATTGACCGTTCAAATTGCAGATAGTGGCAAGAAAGGCAATGTTTCTAATGCTATTCCGGGCACATCACTTTCGGGCACTATTACCAAAGAACGTATCCGATTATTAGGCAAAAATGCGAGTGTAGAAATCCATCAGAATGAAAAAGGTGGCACAACGGTGGTGTTGAACATACCGATATAG